The Limnochorda sp. LNt genome includes a region encoding these proteins:
- a CDS encoding ABC transporter ATP-binding protein — translation MPLAVDIHEEQALARSLDRRLLARLLRYARPHWLPITVGIVLSLLVTVADLARPYLFKVAIDEHLVVAVRAAQGADAASAATLREHGAALWRLAAVLLGLSVASQALAYAMTFVMQRTGQSIVFRIRSELFRHVESRALAFFDRHPAGRLVTRLANDTETLSEMYTSVVVSLFRDLFVLVGVLVAMARLDGPLTLASLAWLLPVGVATWLFRTRARQAFRRVRVHLARVNAFLAENLNGMWLVKALSREVRQMQRFDEENGAYLRASMGELSVFATFRPAIDFLGNAAVAAVLWYGGVRVAGGQVEYGVLYAFLSYVRQMFQPIGDLAEKYNVLQAAMASSERIFQILDDRTAIPEPARPAPVPARARGHVELRGVWFAYHGQDWVLEDVSIEARPGETIGLVGATGAGKSSIVSLLSRLYDVQRGAVLLDGVDVRDVPTDWLRRQVGVVLQEPVLFSGTIAYNIGFGLRGDGQADGAASPDALDMERIRQAARQVGADAIIEALPGGYAHAISERGAGLSAGQRQLIALARAAALDPPVLVLDEATASVDSETEALVQQAIRSMAGQRTLIIVAHRLATVAHADRIVVLHRGQVREQGTHRELLARRGLYYTLWRLQSLEADDQAAPRYASRTAGSLATSRAAPASTMRPASST, via the coding sequence ATGCCGCTAGCGGTTGACATCCACGAGGAGCAGGCGCTGGCACGGTCCCTGGACCGGCGGCTCCTGGCCCGGTTGCTGCGATACGCACGGCCCCACTGGCTGCCCATCACCGTGGGGATCGTCCTGTCGCTGTTGGTGACGGTGGCGGATCTGGCGCGTCCCTATCTGTTCAAGGTGGCCATCGACGAGCACCTGGTGGTGGCGGTGCGCGCCGCGCAGGGCGCCGACGCCGCCTCGGCTGCCACGTTGAGGGAGCACGGGGCGGCGCTGTGGCGGCTGGCTGCCGTGCTGCTGGGCCTGTCGGTGGCCTCGCAGGCGCTGGCCTATGCCATGACCTTCGTCATGCAGCGCACGGGGCAGTCCATCGTCTTTCGCATCCGCAGCGAGCTCTTCCGCCACGTCGAGAGCCGGGCGCTGGCCTTCTTCGACCGCCACCCCGCCGGTCGGCTCGTGACGCGGCTGGCCAACGACACCGAGACCCTCTCCGAGATGTACACGTCGGTGGTGGTGAGCCTCTTTCGGGACCTCTTCGTGTTGGTCGGCGTGCTGGTGGCCATGGCCCGCCTGGACGGGCCGCTCACCCTGGCCAGCCTGGCCTGGCTGCTCCCCGTGGGCGTGGCGACGTGGCTGTTCCGCACCCGTGCCCGGCAAGCCTTCCGGCGGGTGCGGGTGCACCTGGCACGCGTCAACGCCTTCCTGGCCGAGAACCTCAACGGCATGTGGCTGGTCAAGGCCCTCTCCCGCGAGGTGCGCCAGATGCAGCGCTTCGACGAGGAGAACGGCGCCTACCTGCGGGCCAGCATGGGCGAGCTGTCGGTCTTCGCCACGTTTCGACCGGCCATCGACTTCCTGGGAAATGCCGCGGTGGCGGCGGTGCTGTGGTACGGCGGCGTCCGGGTGGCCGGGGGCCAGGTGGAGTACGGCGTGCTGTACGCCTTCTTGAGCTACGTCCGCCAGATGTTCCAGCCCATCGGCGACCTGGCGGAGAAGTACAACGTCCTGCAGGCGGCCATGGCGTCGTCGGAGCGGATCTTCCAGATCCTCGACGACCGTACGGCCATCCCCGAGCCGGCGAGGCCGGCGCCGGTGCCGGCCCGGGCCCGGGGCCACGTAGAGCTGCGGGGGGTCTGGTTCGCCTACCACGGGCAGGATTGGGTGCTCGAGGACGTCTCCATCGAGGCGCGGCCCGGCGAGACCATCGGTCTGGTGGGAGCGACGGGCGCCGGCAAGAGCTCCATCGTCTCGCTCTTGAGCCGGCTCTACGACGTCCAGCGAGGGGCGGTGCTCCTCGACGGGGTGGACGTGCGCGACGTGCCCACCGACTGGCTGCGTCGCCAGGTGGGGGTCGTGCTGCAGGAGCCGGTGCTCTTCTCCGGGACCATCGCCTACAACATCGGCTTCGGGCTGCGCGGCGACGGGCAGGCCGACGGGGCGGCCTCCCCCGACGCGCTCGACATGGAGCGGATCCGCCAGGCGGCCCGGCAGGTGGGCGCCGACGCCATCATCGAGGCCCTGCCCGGTGGCTACGCTCACGCCATCAGCGAGCGGGGGGCGGGGCTCTCGGCCGGTCAACGGCAGCTCATCGCCCTGGCGCGAGCGGCGGCCCTGGATCCCCCGGTGCTGGTGCTCGACGAGGCCACCGCCAGCGTCGACAGCGAGACGGAGGCCCTGGTGCAGCAGGCCATCCGCTCCATGGCGGGCCAGCGCACCCTGATCATCGTGGCCCACCGCCTGGCCACGGTGGCCCACGCGGACCGCATCGTCGTGCTCCACCGGGGCCAGGTGCGCGAGCAGGGCACGCACCGGGAGCTCCTGGCCCGACGGGGGCTCTACTACACCCTGTGGCGGCTGCAGAGCCTGGAGGCCGACGATCAGGCCGCGCCCAGGTACGCGTCGCGCACGGCGGGGTCGCTGGCCACCTCGCGGGCGGCGCCGGCCAGCACGATGCGGCCGGCCTCCAGCACGTAG
- a CDS encoding ABC transporter ATP-binding protein gives MRRHRWRYLAGAAVLLVIDVLQLLIPRVLGDVADAFASGQLSAAYAARQALTLLLLAALISSGRWAWRHLLLGASRLLEADLRRQLFAHLQRMSSGYFVRHRVGDLMAHLTNDVQAVRMAAGQGVVLSIDALFMTTAVVAMMASSADLRLALAAAAPLLLLSAGLTYTGREVHRRFRAVQEGFSRLTEFAEENIGGIRVVKALAREEQERLRFERIAAEQVELNVRLARVWAIMGPMTEAAVGLAYVVVLLLGGRLVVSGEVSLGRFVAFAGYLGMLIWPLTSIGWLINMVQRGRASLERLAALLAEQPDVEELPDAVSPGRLSGRIEVRHLTFTYPGATRPALSDVSFTVEPGQVVGIVGRTGAGKSTLAQLLLRLYDPPAGTILYDGRDVRSLKLEELRRQIGYVPQDGFLFSVSIADNIAMGLDPTHDEGDDVRERVEAAARLAHIHEDVMRFPQGYDSLVGERGVALSGGQKQRTSIARALVKDPPILILDDALSAVDAETERAILEDLRGVLRTRTAIVITHRLSAVREADQILVLDEGRVVERGTHAELLRRGGLYARLYERQRLEAELAAPEATGSDGLARVEWHAASG, from the coding sequence GTGCGCCGGCACCGGTGGCGCTACCTGGCCGGCGCCGCGGTCCTGCTCGTCATCGACGTCCTGCAGCTTCTCATCCCGCGGGTCCTGGGTGACGTCGCCGACGCCTTCGCCTCCGGCCAGCTGAGCGCAGCCTACGCGGCCCGACAGGCCTTGACGCTGCTCTTGCTGGCCGCACTCATCAGCTCCGGCCGATGGGCGTGGCGCCACCTGCTGCTGGGAGCGTCGCGGCTGCTGGAGGCGGACCTGCGGCGCCAGCTCTTCGCGCACCTGCAGCGGATGTCGTCGGGTTACTTCGTGCGCCACCGGGTGGGCGACCTGATGGCCCACCTGACCAACGACGTGCAGGCCGTCCGCATGGCGGCGGGTCAGGGCGTGGTGCTGAGCATCGACGCCCTCTTCATGACCACCGCCGTGGTGGCCATGATGGCGAGCTCCGCCGACCTGCGCCTGGCCCTCGCGGCGGCGGCCCCCCTGTTGCTGTTGTCGGCGGGCCTCACCTACACCGGGCGAGAGGTGCACCGTCGCTTCCGCGCGGTGCAGGAGGGCTTCAGCCGCCTGACGGAGTTCGCCGAGGAGAACATCGGCGGCATCCGGGTGGTCAAGGCCCTGGCTCGTGAGGAGCAGGAGCGGCTCCGCTTCGAACGCATCGCGGCCGAGCAGGTCGAGCTCAACGTGCGACTGGCGCGGGTCTGGGCCATCATGGGGCCCATGACGGAGGCGGCCGTCGGCCTCGCCTACGTCGTCGTCCTGCTCCTGGGCGGGCGTCTGGTGGTCTCGGGAGAGGTGAGCCTGGGGCGCTTCGTCGCCTTCGCGGGCTACCTCGGGATGCTCATCTGGCCGCTGACCTCCATCGGGTGGCTCATCAACATGGTCCAGCGCGGCCGCGCCTCGCTGGAGCGCCTGGCCGCGTTGCTGGCCGAGCAGCCCGACGTCGAGGAGCTCCCCGACGCGGTCTCGCCGGGCCGGCTCTCGGGCCGCATCGAGGTGCGCCACCTGACCTTCACCTATCCGGGGGCGACCCGCCCTGCCCTGAGCGACGTGAGCTTCACCGTGGAGCCGGGGCAGGTGGTGGGGATCGTGGGGCGCACCGGCGCCGGCAAGAGCACGCTGGCCCAACTGCTGCTGCGGCTGTACGACCCGCCGGCGGGCACCATCCTCTACGACGGCCGGGACGTCCGCAGCCTCAAGCTGGAGGAGCTCCGCCGCCAGATCGGCTACGTGCCCCAGGATGGCTTCCTCTTCTCGGTGAGCATCGCGGACAACATCGCCATGGGCCTCGACCCGACCCACGACGAGGGCGACGACGTGCGGGAACGGGTGGAGGCCGCGGCGCGTCTGGCCCACATCCACGAAGACGTGATGCGCTTCCCACAGGGGTACGACTCCCTGGTGGGCGAGCGCGGGGTGGCTTTGTCGGGCGGCCAGAAGCAGCGCACGAGCATCGCCAGGGCCCTCGTCAAGGACCCTCCCATCTTGATCCTGGACGACGCCCTCAGCGCGGTCGACGCCGAGACGGAGCGCGCCATCCTGGAGGACCTGCGGGGCGTGCTGCGCACCCGGACCGCCATCGTCATCACGCACCGGCTCTCGGCCGTCCGAGAGGCGGACCAGATCCTGGTGCTCGACGAGGGGCGCGTCGTCGAACGAGGGACCCACGCCGAGCTCCTGCGCCGCGGTGGGCTGTACGCGCGACTGTACGAACGCCAGCGGCTCGAGGCGGAGCTGGCGGCCCCCGAGGCGACGGGCAGCGACGGGTTGGCACGGGTGGAGTGGCATGCCGCTAGCGGTTGA
- a CDS encoding GerMN domain-containing protein: MAETQRAARRRTPGTRRLLSVALASGVGLGLLLAGYLSLRQELGRQARRIEEMDQRLAHLERVTLSSGPGRSEQVATVPARIYFTRAGAQGAIEMVAVTRPVPAGLGPEAHLERVMQELLGGPQPDRGEPTDVFTQIPEGTRLRGVRLEGSTAYLDFSRELEQTAGTMRLDGILRQIVFTATEVPQVERVVLMVEGERTGTEEHPFTGDGLLFGELSRERLPL; this comes from the coding sequence ATGGCCGAAACCCAGAGGGCCGCGCGCCGCCGGACCCCCGGGACCCGCCGCCTGCTGAGCGTGGCGCTGGCGTCGGGCGTGGGCCTGGGGCTCCTGCTCGCGGGCTATCTCTCGCTGCGGCAGGAGCTGGGGCGCCAGGCACGGCGCATCGAGGAGATGGACCAGCGCCTGGCTCACCTGGAGCGTGTCACCCTGTCGAGCGGTCCGGGGCGCTCGGAGCAGGTGGCCACCGTGCCGGCGCGGATCTACTTCACCCGGGCCGGTGCGCAGGGAGCCATCGAGATGGTCGCCGTCACCCGGCCGGTCCCGGCCGGTCTGGGGCCCGAGGCGCATCTCGAGCGGGTGATGCAGGAGCTGCTGGGTGGGCCGCAGCCTGACCGGGGCGAGCCGACCGACGTCTTCACCCAGATCCCCGAGGGGACCCGCCTGCGCGGCGTGCGGCTCGAGGGGTCGACGGCCTACCTCGACTTCTCGCGGGAGCTGGAGCAGACCGCGGGGACCATGCGCCTGGACGGCATCTTGCGGCAGATCGTCTTCACCGCCACGGAGGTCCCGCAGGTCGAGCGGGTCGTCTTGATGGTGGAGGGCGAGCGGACGGGCACCGAGGAGCACCCCTTCACAGGAGACGGCCTGCTCTTCGGAGAACTCTCGCGGGAACGCCTCCCGCTCTGA
- a CDS encoding GGDEF domain-containing protein, translating to MLLRALGAASGAVARLRDRRTLELLRLVRELRRARAVLAALYESGKLITSELEMERLIDRLLRLVSDMFGYPNPAILLLDEDEGALRLAGSYGYHVPEGLVIPVSQGLTGFVARTGRAVRVDDVTRDARYIAGVVGARSEMAVPIRMKDRVLGVLNVESLRPAAFTDEDLRVLQMVADQAAVAIQNARLMGLTSHLAATDGLTELYNHRHFIQQLQARLERARQTGLPLSLVLIDLDDFKAFNDRFGHLVGDEVLRAVGHLVRQSVRRTDMAARYGGEEFAILLPDTDIEAACAFAQRIRAALPSVHAFIQQLTEGGPPLSASFGVASYPVHARDWRELLQRADEACYQAKRQGKDRVVVWSPSWEGAPAA from the coding sequence GTGCTCCTGCGTGCGCTGGGCGCGGCGAGCGGCGCGGTCGCGCGCCTGCGGGACCGCCGCACGCTCGAGCTGCTGCGGCTGGTGCGCGAGTTGCGCCGGGCCCGGGCCGTCCTTGCCGCCCTCTACGAGAGCGGCAAGCTGATCACGTCCGAGCTCGAGATGGAGCGCCTCATCGATCGGCTGTTGCGCCTGGTGAGCGACATGTTCGGCTACCCCAACCCGGCCATCCTCTTGCTGGACGAGGACGAGGGCGCGTTGCGGCTGGCGGGGAGCTACGGCTATCACGTCCCCGAGGGCCTGGTCATCCCCGTCTCGCAGGGCCTGACGGGGTTCGTGGCGCGCACCGGGCGCGCCGTGCGAGTCGACGACGTGACCCGTGACGCCCGCTACATCGCCGGGGTGGTCGGCGCCCGCAGCGAGATGGCGGTGCCCATCCGCATGAAGGACCGGGTGTTGGGCGTGCTCAACGTGGAGAGCCTTCGCCCGGCGGCCTTCACCGACGAGGACCTGCGGGTGCTGCAGATGGTGGCCGATCAGGCCGCCGTGGCCATCCAAAACGCTCGCCTGATGGGCCTGACGTCGCACCTGGCCGCCACCGACGGGCTGACCGAGCTTTACAACCACCGCCACTTCATCCAGCAGCTCCAGGCGCGCCTGGAGCGGGCCCGGCAGACCGGCCTGCCCCTCTCCCTGGTGCTCATCGATCTCGACGACTTCAAGGCGTTCAACGACCGATTCGGCCACCTGGTGGGCGACGAGGTGCTGCGGGCCGTGGGACACCTGGTGCGGCAAAGCGTCCGGCGCACCGACATGGCTGCCCGCTACGGGGGCGAGGAGTTCGCCATCCTGCTCCCTGACACCGACATCGAGGCGGCTTGTGCCTTCGCGCAGCGGATTCGGGCCGCGTTGCCCTCCGTGCACGCCTTCATCCAGCAGCTGACGGAGGGAGGCCCGCCGCTTTCGGCCAGTTTCGGGGTGGCCAGCTACCCGGTGCACGCCCGTGACTGGCGCGAGCTGCTCCAGCGCGCCGACGAGGCCTGCTACCAGGCCAAGCGCCAGGGCAAGGACCGCGTAGTGGTCTGGTCGCCGAGCTGGGAGGGTGCCCCTGCCGCGTGA